A single Candidatus Pacearchaeota archaeon DNA region contains:
- a CDS encoding biotin--[acetyl-CoA-carboxylase] ligase, producing the protein MQIEKFKSISSTNKKAKEMSNLGVAPWTVVVSEVQENGYGRKGEAWYSPKGGLYFSIILPRGNIDDLQIITILAAFIVAKTIKESFNVEPLIKLPNDVLLNGKKICGILTENVIGSDVKLSVIGIGINTNIESFPLELKDIATSLKMELGKEVDNTELLEKIITELKNQFKIISE; encoded by the coding sequence ATGCAAATAGAAAAGTTTAAATCAATTTCTTCAACCAACAAGAAAGCCAAGGAAATGAGCAATCTTGGTGTTGCTCCTTGGACAGTTGTTGTTTCAGAAGTTCAAGAAAATGGATATGGCCGAAAAGGGGAGGCTTGGTATTCTCCTAAAGGAGGATTGTATTTTTCTATTATTCTTCCTCGGGGAAATATCGATGATTTACAGATTATAACTATTTTAGCTGCCTTTATTGTTGCAAAAACAATTAAAGAATCTTTCAATGTTGAACCTTTGATAAAGTTACCGAATGATGTTTTATTAAATGGAAAAAAGATTTGTGGAATTTTAACCGAGAATGTTATTGGTAGTGACGTAAAACTTTCAGTAATAGGAATAGGAATTAATACTAATATTGAAAGTTTTCCTTTAGAATTAAAAGATATTGCAACTTCTTTAAAAATGGAACTAGGGAAAGAAGTTGATAATACGGAATTATTAGAAAAAATAATTACTGAATTAAAAAATCAATTCAAAATAATTAGTGAATAA
- a CDS encoding acyl-CoA carboxylase subunit beta, whose protein sequence is MKFKKEIEKLNNTLSDIDNSKLIEKQHQKGKLGAKERINLLLDENSFTELDALIESRFSGLDLDKKKFLGDSVITGFGKINGRTVYLYSQDFSKMGGSLGEMHGKKIAKIIEFGRKTGCPVIGIIDSGGARIQEGASSLDGYASIFRSMVRASGVIPQISIMVGPSAGGACYAPGLSDFIFMTEGISQMYITGPEVIKRVTGEDVDFEGLGGASVHSTKSGCAHFVYENEKDCFNGVKNLFSYLPQNNTEDSIVNQESSEEIKNEKLLEIIPEEQEKGYDIKEIIKEIFDDDTFFEVQAKFASNAVVGFARLNGSVVGIVGNQPKSMAGVLDIDSSDKIARFVRFCDAFNIPLINLVDTPGYLPGTNQEYQGIIRHGAKVLYAYAEATVPKISLILRKAFGGAYIALASRELGYDRVIAWPCAQIAVMGAEQAVKIIFKKQLADSKNPDKLEKEKIQEIKDGCLDPFCAAKLGQVDMIIDPRETRSVLIKSLESLATKREGLITRKHGSMPL, encoded by the coding sequence ATGAAATTTAAAAAGGAAATAGAAAAATTGAATAATACTTTATCAGATATAGATAATTCTAAGTTGATAGAAAAACAGCACCAGAAAGGGAAGCTAGGAGCAAAAGAAAGAATCAATCTTCTTTTAGATGAAAATAGTTTTACTGAATTAGATGCTTTAATTGAAAGTCGTTTTTCTGGATTAGATTTGGACAAGAAGAAGTTTTTGGGAGATTCGGTAATTACTGGATTTGGTAAGATTAATGGCCGAACTGTTTATTTATACAGTCAAGACTTTTCTAAGATGGGAGGGTCATTAGGAGAGATGCATGGTAAAAAGATTGCTAAAATCATTGAATTTGGGCGTAAAACAGGCTGTCCAGTTATTGGAATCATTGATTCAGGGGGAGCGAGAATACAAGAAGGAGCTTCTAGTTTAGATGGCTATGCCAGTATTTTTAGAAGTATGGTTAGAGCTTCTGGAGTTATTCCTCAAATTAGTATTATGGTTGGTCCTTCAGCTGGAGGTGCATGCTATGCTCCCGGACTATCTGATTTCATTTTCATGACTGAAGGAATCTCTCAAATGTATATTACTGGTCCGGAAGTAATTAAAAGAGTGACTGGAGAAGATGTTGATTTTGAAGGATTAGGAGGAGCTTCTGTTCATTCTACTAAAAGCGGTTGTGCTCATTTTGTCTATGAGAACGAAAAAGATTGTTTTAATGGAGTTAAGAATCTTTTTTCTTACCTTCCTCAGAACAATACAGAAGATTCAATTGTTAATCAAGAATCTTCTGAAGAAATTAAAAATGAAAAGTTGTTAGAAATAATTCCTGAAGAACAAGAAAAAGGATATGACATTAAAGAAATTATTAAAGAGATATTTGATGATGATACTTTTTTTGAAGTTCAGGCCAAGTTTGCTAGTAATGCGGTAGTTGGTTTTGCTCGATTAAATGGAAGTGTGGTCGGAATAGTTGGCAATCAACCTAAATCAATGGCGGGAGTATTGGATATTGATTCTTCAGATAAGATTGCTAGGTTTGTTCGCTTTTGCGATGCTTTTAATATTCCTTTGATTAATTTAGTTGATACTCCTGGATATCTTCCGGGAACAAATCAGGAATATCAAGGAATTATTCGTCATGGAGCAAAAGTATTATATGCCTATGCTGAAGCAACTGTTCCTAAGATTAGTTTAATATTAAGAAAAGCTTTCGGCGGAGCATATATTGCTTTAGCTTCTCGTGAGTTGGGATATGATCGAGTTATTGCTTGGCCCTGTGCCCAGATTGCAGTAATGGGAGCAGAGCAAGCAGTAAAGATTATTTTTAAAAAGCAATTAGCTGATTCAAAGAATCCAGATAAATTAGAGAAAGAAAAGATACAAGAAATTAAAGATGGTTGCCTTGATCCTTTTTGTGCGGCTAAGTTGGGTCAAGTAGACATGATTATTGATCCAAGAGAAACAAGAAGTGTTTTAATTAAATCTTTAGAATCCCTAGCAACAAAAAGAGAGGGATTGATAACAAGAAAACATGGCAGTATGCCTTTGTAA
- a CDS encoding 4Fe-4S ferredoxin, which translates to MNLYKIDKVKCLGCAGCTVFCPKGITIMSNGKAKIKNSKELEKCGGEKLCPRKAIIKIEEKKTTV; encoded by the coding sequence ATGAATTTATACAAAATTGATAAAGTGAAATGTCTTGGTTGTGCCGGGTGTACAGTCTTCTGTCCCAAAGGGATAACAATAATGAGTAATGGGAAAGCGAAGATTAAAAATAGTAAAGAATTAGAGAAATGCGGGGGAGAAAAGTTATGTCCCCGCAAGGCAATCATCAAAATAGAAGAAAAGAAAACCACTGTTTAA
- a CDS encoding DUF4065 domain-containing protein, whose translation MIGEFILNQRKKRNITQEHLASLLNISRPTYVQIEQGERDLTVTEAQKLAEVFDISLEDLLKGKESKEIKFKIEKKNTKVEKEEIRISVPQEKLEKFRQVLLYILKKVGGKPNVGMTAIYKFLYFIDFDYYEKYEEQLMGLNYIKNHYGPTPLLFDNLIKKMIDDGEVETVKSKFYQYPQIKYLVNPEVEPDLTVLDGKEKEHIDFELQRLSDMTAIQLSELSHKDVPWMSAENGKPINYESVFYRTSDTSLRDYGESD comes from the coding sequence ATGATTGGTGAATTTATCTTAAATCAACGTAAAAAACGCAACATAACCCAAGAACACTTAGCTTCTTTGCTTAATATTTCTCGTCCGACTTATGTGCAAATAGAACAAGGAGAAAGAGATTTAACTGTAACCGAAGCACAGAAGCTTGCGGAAGTTTTTGATATTTCATTAGAAGATTTATTGAAAGGCAAAGAATCTAAAGAAATAAAATTTAAAATTGAGAAAAAAAATACTAAAGTTGAAAAAGAAGAAATTCGTATTAGTGTTCCTCAGGAAAAATTAGAAAAGTTTCGCCAAGTTTTATTATATATTCTTAAGAAAGTTGGTGGGAAACCTAATGTCGGAATGACTGCAATATATAAATTTTTATATTTTATAGATTTTGATTATTATGAAAAATACGAAGAACAATTAATGGGATTGAATTATATTAAAAATCATTATGGCCCAACTCCCTTATTATTCGATAATCTTATTAAGAAAATGATTGATGATGGGGAAGTAGAAACAGTGAAGAGTAAATTTTATCAATATCCTCAAATTAAATATTTGGTTAATCCGGAAGTCGAGCCAGATTTAACTGTCTTAGATGGGAAAGAAAAAGAGCACATAGATTTTGAACTTCAAAGACTATCTGATATGACAGCGATACAGCTTTCAGAACTTTCTCATAAAGATGTGCCATGGATGAGTGCAGAAAATGGCAAACCTATTAATTACGAATCGGTATTTTACCGAACTAGTGATACTTCTTTACGTGATTATGGAGAATCAGATTAA
- the argS gene encoding arginine--tRNA ligase, giving the protein MNIREEIKNNVSKSLKSLGYGDEFMIKVLKPKEASFGDYSVSVAMEIAKKEGHNPLEIASKIKEGIDSKYFDKIEVVNPGFINFFVSKEFVLDEIQEVLKKGKKFGDLNISKDKIQVEFISANPTGPLTVGNGRGGPFGDVLANVLSKTGAKVEKAYYVNDYGQQILSLGHSVLKDADAKYTGEYIDELASVIKETDPYKVGVKASSIILESIKKTVANLNIKFDEWFSETSLHNKGEVKKVIEFLKKKGFTYESEGALWFKSTMFGDERDRVIVKTDGNNTYLAGDIAYHKNKFEKNKFNKVINIWGADHFGDVAGLMAGVEAIGHKGQLEIILLQFVTVMKDGKPVKMSKRMGTVVLMDDLLSELSPDVIKFFFLQKSNNTHLNFDMGLACEQSEKNPVYYVQYAHARIASILRSAGVSSVKKINNVALLTHPSEIELMKEILKLPEIIEDTSIDYQVHRIPQYAIDLATTFHKFYNDCHVLVEDEKLKEARLGLVYATKITLKNTLELMGISAPEQM; this is encoded by the coding sequence ATGAATATACGAGAAGAAATCAAGAATAATGTGTCTAAATCATTGAAATCTCTAGGATATGGAGATGAATTCATGATTAAAGTTTTAAAGCCTAAAGAGGCTTCTTTTGGCGATTATTCAGTCAGTGTCGCCATGGAAATAGCTAAAAAAGAAGGGCATAATCCTTTAGAAATAGCTTCTAAGATAAAGGAGGGAATTGATAGTAAATACTTTGATAAGATTGAAGTAGTTAATCCTGGGTTCATTAATTTTTTTGTTTCTAAAGAATTTGTTTTAGATGAAATTCAAGAGGTATTAAAAAAAGGAAAGAAGTTTGGAGATTTGAATATTTCTAAAGACAAGATACAAGTTGAATTTATTTCCGCTAATCCAACAGGTCCTTTAACAGTTGGAAATGGAAGAGGCGGTCCTTTTGGAGATGTTTTAGCTAATGTCTTATCAAAGACTGGAGCTAAAGTTGAAAAGGCTTACTATGTTAATGACTATGGCCAGCAGATATTATCATTAGGCCATTCTGTTTTAAAAGATGCTGATGCTAAATATACAGGAGAGTATATTGATGAATTAGCTTCAGTAATTAAAGAGACAGATCCTTACAAAGTAGGAGTTAAAGCTTCTTCAATTATTTTAGAAAGTATTAAGAAAACTGTTGCTAATTTAAATATTAAATTTGATGAATGGTTTTCAGAAACATCATTACATAATAAAGGAGAGGTTAAAAAGGTAATAGAGTTCTTAAAGAAGAAAGGTTTTACATATGAATCAGAAGGAGCTTTGTGGTTTAAATCAACTATGTTCGGAGATGAGAGAGATAGGGTAATAGTTAAAACCGATGGAAACAATACTTATCTAGCTGGAGACATTGCTTACCACAAGAACAAATTTGAAAAGAATAAGTTTAATAAAGTAATTAATATTTGGGGAGCAGATCATTTTGGCGATGTTGCTGGTTTAATGGCGGGAGTAGAAGCGATTGGACACAAGGGACAATTAGAAATCATTTTATTACAATTCGTTACTGTCATGAAAGACGGTAAGCCAGTGAAGATGTCGAAGAGAATGGGAACAGTTGTTTTAATGGATGATTTATTATCTGAATTATCTCCTGATGTAATTAAGTTTTTCTTTTTGCAGAAATCAAACAATACTCATTTGAATTTTGATATGGGCTTGGCTTGTGAACAATCAGAAAAGAATCCTGTTTATTATGTTCAATACGCTCATGCTCGTATTGCCAGTATTTTAAGGAGTGCTGGAGTTTCTTCTGTTAAGAAGATTAATAATGTAGCTTTGCTTACTCATCCGAGTGAAATTGAATTAATGAAAGAGATATTGAAATTGCCAGAGATAATCGAAGATACTTCTATTGATTATCAGGTTCACAGAATTCCTCAGTATGCGATTGATTTAGCTACAACATTCCACAAGTTTTATAACGACTGTCATGTTTTAGTCGAAGATGAGAAATTGAAAGAGGCAAGATTAGGTTTAGTATATGCAACTAAGATTACTTTAAAGAATACATTAGAACTAATGGGAATATCTGCTCCTGAGCAGATGTAG
- a CDS encoding nuclease-related domain-containing protein yields MANNKDTFVYKTYKKKTYSLAIILLIISFSLIVLGFYLMFFKTKENAFFLSLLGVLGIAAIPSIEKDFDKKFNWLDRTWGKGAKAELAIMGDLEKMEECKVVNDFKMDRGNIDHICISPTGIFTLETKGSDGIVSYDNKKLKINGKELEKDFLHQARKECFFLDNLIKKELNKNYFIIPILVFANAKVDTKTISGPIENVWICQRGFECKVIRKNKDILTNEEMSNVYKFLLKTKEFENKKV; encoded by the coding sequence ATGGCAAATAATAAAGATACATTCGTATATAAAACATATAAAAAAAAGACATATAGCTTGGCAATAATATTATTGATTATATCTTTTTCTCTTATTGTTCTTGGTTTTTATTTAATGTTTTTTAAAACCAAAGAAAATGCTTTTTTTCTTTCGTTGTTGGGAGTATTGGGAATAGCAGCAATTCCTAGTATTGAGAAAGATTTTGATAAGAAATTTAATTGGCTTGATCGAACTTGGGGTAAGGGAGCCAAAGCGGAGCTTGCTATTATGGGGGACCTAGAAAAAATGGAAGAATGCAAAGTAGTTAATGATTTTAAAATGGATAGAGGGAATATTGATCATATTTGTATTTCTCCAACAGGTATTTTTACTCTCGAAACTAAAGGCAGTGATGGAATTGTTTCATATGACAATAAAAAATTAAAAATTAACGGTAAAGAGCTTGAAAAAGATTTTTTACATCAAGCAAGAAAAGAGTGTTTTTTCCTTGATAATTTAATAAAAAAAGAGTTAAATAAAAATTACTTCATTATTCCAATTTTAGTTTTTGCAAATGCTAAAGTTGATACAAAAACAATATCTGGTCCAATAGAGAATGTGTGGATATGTCAGAGGGGATTCGAATGTAAAGTGATAAGAAAAAATAAGGATATTTTAACTAACGAAGAAATGAGCAATGTTTATAAATTTTTGTTAAAAACAAAAGAATTTGAAAATAAAAAAGTTTAA
- a CDS encoding site-specific DNA-methyltransferase yields the protein MDSLIYQLPKIVDEGKKEVEKILERLSSSNRLSLQTNELVLPSKDNNNLWSGRIPQQKENDWMSRLIYGDNLLTMQALLIGDKESELPSMRGKIDLIYIDPPFDSRTDYRTKVKLPGVDLEQKPTVIEQFAYADTWKDGTVSYLKMLYPRLALMKELLSEKGSIYVHIDWHVGHYVKILLDDIFGKNNFKNEILVNRIKKSDKNAKRFNYATDSIFFYGKSQEINFNSIIKKLESIKDGYFHSLDAPGQGDAKYFFGKLISPPHGRHWAWEQSKIDEAIEKGSLRLNPKTEKPEYWIEPTDEQLLDSNWTDISAYSFNFDYSTEKNIKVLERIIKASSSEGDIVADFFAGSGTTGSVAEKLNRKWIMADLGKPANLIMRKRLIDQNAKPFLYQSIGDYQKEALASSGLYRRIGDLSTVVAQLYGSIPFTEEQNPNRNLGYIKDSRTLVMVDSPNKLTGLATLKKAIEYRNSFMGGWNKVVVLGWNFTYDITEVIQSLNDNKLEVLVIPPDLLDQLKTKSSYKDLIDSKKIRFSSLQYLTLKPIIIESISEAEEKLKIELGDYVLLSPDNIPLDEKDKDKLKEIIAKDPLSLIEYWSIDPDYDGETFRSKWQDYRENIENDSDPYHVISKTSLIVLKKKDRKICVKAVDVFGFESIVIEKL from the coding sequence ATGGATTCGTTAATATATCAATTACCTAAAATAGTAGACGAGGGAAAGAAAGAAGTTGAAAAAATACTAGAGAGACTTTCTAGTTCTAATAGATTATCATTACAAACAAATGAGTTGGTTTTGCCGTCAAAAGATAATAATAATTTGTGGAGTGGTAGAATTCCACAACAAAAAGAAAATGATTGGATGAGTCGTTTAATATACGGAGATAATCTATTGACTATGCAGGCTCTTTTAATTGGAGACAAAGAAAGTGAACTACCGTCAATGAGGGGAAAAATTGATTTAATATATATAGATCCTCCTTTCGATAGTAGAACGGATTATAGAACTAAAGTAAAATTACCTGGAGTAGACCTAGAGCAGAAACCCACTGTCATTGAACAGTTTGCTTATGCTGATACCTGGAAAGATGGCACAGTTTCTTATTTAAAAATGTTATATCCTAGATTAGCATTAATGAAAGAATTGCTATCAGAAAAGGGATCTATTTATGTTCATATTGATTGGCATGTTGGACATTATGTCAAAATTTTATTGGATGATATTTTCGGTAAAAATAATTTTAAAAATGAAATACTCGTTAATAGAATTAAAAAATCAGATAAAAATGCTAAAAGATTTAATTATGCGACTGATTCAATATTTTTTTATGGTAAGAGCCAAGAAATTAATTTTAATTCTATAATTAAAAAATTAGAATCAATAAAGGATGGTTATTTTCATTCTTTAGACGCTCCCGGACAAGGAGACGCTAAGTATTTTTTTGGTAAACTAATATCTCCTCCTCATGGAAGACATTGGGCATGGGAACAATCTAAGATAGACGAAGCAATAGAAAAAGGCTCGTTAAGATTAAATCCAAAAACAGAAAAACCAGAATACTGGATAGAACCAACAGATGAACAACTTTTGGATTCTAACTGGACAGACATTTCAGCATATTCTTTTAATTTTGATTATAGTACAGAAAAAAATATCAAAGTTTTAGAAAGAATTATTAAGGCATCTTCTAGTGAGGGAGACATTGTTGCTGATTTTTTTGCTGGTTCAGGAACAACTGGATCTGTGGCCGAAAAACTTAATAGAAAATGGATAATGGCAGACTTAGGCAAGCCAGCAAATTTAATAATGAGAAAAAGACTAATTGATCAAAATGCTAAGCCATTTTTATATCAATCTATAGGAGATTATCAAAAAGAGGCTCTTGCTTCTTCGGGTCTTTATCGTCGAATTGGTGATTTATCTACAGTAGTAGCTCAACTTTATGGATCAATTCCTTTTACTGAAGAACAAAATCCCAATAGAAATCTTGGATATATAAAAGATAGTAGAACATTAGTAATGGTTGATTCTCCTAACAAGTTAACTGGTTTAGCCACACTGAAAAAAGCAATTGAATATAGAAATTCATTTATGGGGGGATGGAATAAAGTTGTAGTCCTTGGTTGGAATTTTACCTACGATATTACTGAAGTGATTCAATCTTTAAATGATAACAAGTTAGAAGTTTTAGTAATTCCACCTGATTTACTTGATCAGCTTAAAACAAAGTCTAGTTATAAAGATTTAATCGATAGTAAAAAAATTAGATTTTCTTCTTTACAGTATTTAACTTTGAAGCCAATAATTATAGAATCTATTTCTGAAGCCGAGGAAAAATTAAAGATAGAGCTAGGTGATTATGTCTTGTTGTCTCCAGACAATATTCCTCTTGATGAAAAAGATAAAGATAAACTTAAGGAGATAATAGCTAAAGATCCTCTGTCTCTAATTGAGTATTGGAGTATTGATCCTGATTATGATGGAGAAACTTTTCGTAGTAAGTGGCAAGATTATAGAGAAAACATAGAAAATGATAGCGATCCCTATCACGTTATTTCCAAAACATCGCTAATCGTTCTTAAAAAGAAAGATAGGAAAATTTGCGTTAAGGCAGTAGATGTTTTTGGTTTTGAAAGTATTGTAATAGAAAAATTATAA
- a CDS encoding DEAD/DEAH box helicase family protein produces MPSPISIGTRDIPLKIAKELTDKVNASWDNGELLSKVSLVTQDLLKFWFKEPHIETRYINFNQGQRQAILNAIYLHEILNVKAVKDIYENINPDLLSEIDIVELKKDKYEIPKYAIKMATGTGKTWVMHALLIWQYLNAKYELEKTDKFTKNFLLVAPGIIVYDRLLDAYLGKEDINQERHFEESDFYKFKELFVPSQYRDDVFGFVQNSVAKKHEIGNKITGDGMIAIANWHLFLDKEERDSNDFPLDDPSSIIKVLRPISPGVSGGNTLDSLDANYLGGKEVDFLSNLKDLMVINDEAHHIHENKIYGEVKEVEWQKSLNKISKNKGNQFIQIDFSATPYDVTGSGQKRVKHYFPHIIVDFDLKDAIRKGLVKIIAIDKRKEITDIVLDYNAIREGNNVIGLSEGQKLMIRAGINKLKILEKNFIDFTKDKDGISDKHPKMLIMCEDTKVTPFVVEFLNEEGWSNEDVIRVDSDKKGDISETEWLGLKQKLFNIDKHEKPKIIVSVLMLREGFDVSNICVIVPLRSASAPILLEQTIGRGLRLMWREPEFLEIRQSNLKRLLVDKKEPENYIDLLTIIEHPSFIQFYEEFLKEGLIGEIEKDPKDREGVLGDIIKVGLKKDYKKYNLYWPSIIKDSEEELINGDINIEKLEPFSAYHLENLQQFFKKEGESFVSEELTVKTRFGEYVVDANLFKSQSYNEYLEKILNVIINRMVKVGNRKTKSFPVMQINNLEVVRAVDKYIRNRLFDKPFDPFIDNNWKVLLLKNGIVTQHIIKEIGKLIMDMQNNTSISEAIIEKRYFSEITDLRVRENYSLEIVKTIYERLPYPSNKGRLEKALMEYADSDSKVEAIMKINEYYHNFANIIYIRTDGFLSFYYPDFIIKTSDNIYLLETKSDKDLNDPNVKQKQLATLDWIKRINELKLEDRMDRKWEYVLLGETHFYGLRDNNASIDEIFQLAKINESKVFGKLI; encoded by the coding sequence ATGCCATCACCAATAAGTATAGGAACAAGGGATATACCATTAAAGATTGCAAAAGAATTAACTGATAAAGTTAATGCTTCTTGGGATAATGGAGAATTACTCTCAAAGGTTTCTTTAGTTACTCAGGATTTGTTAAAATTTTGGTTTAAAGAACCACATATCGAAACTAGATATATTAACTTCAATCAAGGACAAAGACAGGCTATTTTAAATGCAATATATTTGCACGAAATTTTGAACGTTAAGGCAGTAAAGGATATTTATGAAAATATTAATCCAGACTTGCTTTCAGAAATTGATATAGTCGAATTAAAAAAAGATAAATACGAAATACCAAAATATGCCATAAAAATGGCTACTGGAACTGGGAAAACATGGGTTATGCACGCCTTGCTTATATGGCAATACCTTAATGCTAAATATGAATTAGAAAAAACAGATAAATTTACTAAAAACTTTTTATTAGTGGCTCCTGGTATTATCGTTTACGATCGCTTACTTGATGCTTATCTCGGAAAAGAAGATATTAATCAAGAAAGGCATTTTGAAGAATCTGATTTTTATAAATTTAAAGAGCTATTTGTGCCTTCTCAGTATAGAGATGATGTTTTTGGATTTGTTCAAAATAGTGTCGCCAAAAAGCATGAAATAGGAAATAAAATTACAGGAGATGGAATGATAGCCATAGCTAATTGGCATTTATTTTTAGATAAAGAAGAAAGGGATAGTAATGATTTTCCGTTGGACGATCCCAGCTCAATCATTAAAGTATTAAGGCCTATTAGTCCTGGGGTTTCAGGCGGAAACACATTAGATTCTCTAGATGCTAATTATTTAGGAGGCAAGGAGGTAGATTTTTTATCTAATCTTAAAGATTTAATGGTAATAAATGATGAGGCTCATCATATTCATGAAAATAAAATATACGGAGAGGTTAAAGAAGTTGAATGGCAAAAAAGTTTAAATAAAATATCAAAAAATAAAGGGAATCAATTCATTCAAATAGATTTTTCTGCTACGCCATATGATGTTACCGGTAGCGGACAAAAAAGAGTTAAACATTATTTCCCACACATTATAGTAGATTTTGACTTAAAAGATGCTATTAGGAAGGGATTAGTTAAGATTATTGCTATCGATAAAAGAAAAGAAATAACTGATATAGTCTTAGATTATAATGCTATAAGAGAAGGCAATAATGTTATTGGATTATCAGAAGGACAGAAGTTAATGATTAGGGCCGGAATAAATAAATTAAAAATTTTAGAAAAAAATTTCATAGATTTCACTAAAGATAAGGATGGCATTTCTGATAAACATCCTAAAATGCTTATTATGTGCGAGGATACTAAAGTTACTCCATTTGTAGTAGAATTTTTGAATGAAGAGGGATGGTCAAATGAAGATGTCATAAGAGTTGATTCTGATAAAAAGGGAGATATTTCCGAAACAGAATGGTTAGGATTAAAACAAAAATTATTTAATATAGATAAGCACGAAAAGCCCAAAATTATTGTCTCAGTTTTAATGTTAAGAGAAGGATTTGATGTAAGTAATATTTGCGTTATTGTTCCTCTGCGCTCTGCTTCAGCTCCAATATTATTAGAGCAAACTATCGGCCGCGGATTAAGACTTATGTGGCGTGAGCCAGAATTTTTAGAAATTAGACAAAGTAATCTAAAAAGATTATTAGTTGATAAAAAAGAACCAGAAAATTATATTGATTTATTGACAATTATCGAGCATCCGTCTTTTATCCAATTTTACGAAGAATTCTTAAAAGAAGGGCTTATTGGTGAAATCGAAAAAGATCCAAAAGACAGGGAAGGAGTTCTTGGCGATATCATTAAAGTTGGGTTAAAGAAAGATTATAAAAAGTACAATTTATATTGGCCATCAATAATTAAAGACTCAGAAGAAGAGCTGATTAATGGAGACATAAATATAGAAAAATTAGAACCATTTTCAGCTTATCATTTAGAAAATCTGCAGCAATTTTTTAAAAAAGAAGGCGAAAGTTTCGTTTCAGAAGAGTTAACCGTCAAAACAAGATTTGGAGAGTACGTCGTAGATGCTAACCTATTTAAATCACAAAGCTACAATGAATATTTAGAAAAAATACTAAATGTTATTATCAATAGAATGGTAAAGGTAGGGAACAGAAAAACAAAATCTTTTCCTGTAATGCAAATTAATAATTTAGAAGTAGTCAGAGCTGTTGATAAATATATAAGAAATAGACTGTTCGATAAACCATTTGATCCATTTATCGATAATAATTGGAAAGTACTTCTTCTCAAAAATGGGATTGTTACTCAGCACATAATTAAAGAAATTGGTAAATTAATTATGGACATGCAGAATAATACCAGTATCAGTGAGGCGATAATAGAAAAAAGATATTTTTCAGAAATTACTGATTTAAGAGTTAGAGAAAATTATTCTTTAGAAATAGTCAAAACAATTTATGAAAGATTGCCGTACCCGTCAAATAAAGGAAGACTTGAAAAGGCCTTAATGGAATATGCAGATTCTGACTCTAAAGTCGAGGCTATTATGAAGATTAATGAATATTATCATAATTTTGCCAATATTATTTATATACGAACTGATGGATTTTTATCTTTTTATTATCCAGATTTTATTATAAAAACATCTGATAATATTTATCTTCTTGAGACAAAATCAGATAAAGATTTAAACGACCCTAATGTTAAACAGAAACAATTAGCTACCCTCGATTGGATTAAAAGAATTAATGAGCTTAAGCTAGAAGATAGAATGGATCGTAAATGGGAATATGTTTTACTCGGGGAAACCCATTTTTATGGATTAAGAGATAATAATGCCTCCATTGATGAAATTTTTCAATTAGCAAAAATAAATGAATCTAAAGTTTTCGGTAAATTAATTTAA